The Hyla sarda isolate aHylSar1 chromosome 2, aHylSar1.hap1, whole genome shotgun sequence genome includes the window CAGATCCACAAAACCACTAAGGTAAATTTTACTGTAATAAATTCTAGTAATGATTGCTAAAAACATAGTTTAGTGACGTGTCAATaaaaatcccctcaaaatttTAATGTTTGTTGTGTGTGTGCGGAGAGGGGAGGCCTGGTACCATGGTATGAGGTTGGTGGCATGATATACTTGCCAATCtcaaagactttttttttcaagTGCCTATGGCACAACACTGTGTTTGACACTGATGCTTTTTGGACCCAATGCAGTAGCAGTAGTAGGGGAAaggtgggaaaagggggtgagccCCCTGTGTGTGCACCACTGTCTGTACAGATGTAAAGCCCCCATACTTTAGTTGACTATCCGGTTTCTGTTTCTCAAACACATTTTGATTCATTATGAATGTTGCGTAATAGGACATACGAAATAGTATGTTttagactctttttttttttaaataaggtaGCTTACACATTAGATAACACTACAGCACAGACCAGTTTAGTAGAATGGGACAGTGCTGAGACTGTCTGCATAGTGGGTGACAATTAGAGCCAATGTCCAGGATAAAAGCTGAAGGACCACTGCCCATCATGCTCTCTGGATCAGCAAGGTTCCCAGAAGTCATACCCCCATCAATGTTGTTacattttatgatggaaacacccctttaatgttaaacaaATGACCATGGCATAATAACCCAGTTTGCCCACAGCCAAGATATCAATTTTAATATAAACTCATCTCACTAAAAATGTGTCTACTTTTGTAATATATCCTATTTAACTGCAATAAATTTTCGAGCAAATCTGCTTCTAAAGAGGCACTTAAACTATGGCTACATGCGCTAAAGCCATTTCCAGGCAATTCCAGCCTACTGAGAATTAACCATATTAAGGAGACTGAACAGCAGAACGGCCATGATCCTGTTGGTTACAATCAGTAAAGTGTTACATTAAAATCTTTACATCAGTAGCTTAGCCTCAAGTACAAGTCATGGCTTTTAAAGAGACAGCATTTTGTGTTTTACTCTATAGATATCAGTAGTTATTGCACATGCCCCTAGTTAAAATTCAATACATTTCCATCATGTCCCTACATCAAAGAAGGGCTATTTATTCCCTTTTCTGTTTGCTTAGAGCTGACCCATCATAATGTGATTTACTTTTGTACATTAAAAATATAGATGCTAATGCTAAGACAGCACCAAGCTGTGGCGGACCACAAGGGCTATATTCCTGTGCAATTCCTGAGAAAAGGGGTACAAGTATACGTCCCACTGATGTCACAGATTGCCCAACACCTATAAGAGTACCGCTTCCATGCTTGTGACCTAGTGTGAGTTCTAGATCCACAATGCATGTTCTCCCTATACTTGTGGAAAAAGCCAAGAATGTCGAAGATAATATTACTATCCACATTTTGGGTGCCACAGAATACAACAGAATGGAAAAGAAAGTAAGAACACTGGAATGTAACAACATTGTGTAACTATTATATTGATAAAGTCTAGAAAGTGGTCCAAGTGAAAAACCAGCAAGAGCTCCAAGAGTGCTGCCATAACTTATTAAATAACCAGTCATCCGCGGAGTCATATGGAACCTTTCTTCCATTGCCAAAGCAAAGTTGCTGTAATACAGCATCACAGCGACTGCTATAAGCAGACGAaccaaaaatatgtcccacatctGAGAAAAAGCCACACCTGTGACTTTCTTAAAAACAGATACAATCTGTGCCCACAAAGTCTGTGCAGATCTGGTAGGAATTACGCCATTGAGATCCTTTGATGCGTGGATTGTATTATCAGATTTAGATATCAGGTTATTGTGTAAGCTCAGACGGCTGCTAGGTATAACAATGTTCACTTTGTCCATAGTCCGTGGCATCATCCAAACAAGACCTAAAAATGAAAACATTCCATAACTGACATCGCTGTATATGTCTTTGGGTACAAAATAGCAGCAAGGTGTAGCACAAAGACAAGGGTTGGTCATGCTTCTGTGTTTTTGGATGAAGCTATTAAATAACTGCCCAATAAGAGCATTGATGAAAATAAAGGGGTCTCCCAATCTATTAGAGCAAAGAGCTGCTCCCATGCATTATCTAGATGACCACTTACTTCAATGTGCCAGACCCAACAGTTTTTTAAGCAACCCTATTGGCATTTAGGGAACCATGGCGCTCATGGTGCTACGATATATATGCAACACCTATTTACCGGTATAAGAGTGACATATAGTGCATAAAACAGCTGTTTTGGGCTTTGAGActaccttcagctgctgcaagcCAGCTGGATGGCCCTTGTTCTCAATATGCAGGCTACAGAGGTGGCATCGGCATCTATTACACTTCTATGGCATATCCTATGAAACGGGAAAATGCCTCATCCATACTGATGAATAGGAGTAATAAACACAAAAGTACTGATATGTCATCCCTTTTTGCTTGCCTTTACACATCTGAGATGAATGGCACAAGATGGCACTGGCTCCTATGTTAAAAGATATAAACCTGTGTTGGGTGCCTCTATCAGATGTTATCCATCAGCCATTCATCGCAACCGTTTCCCAAGTTAATAAAATGTATGTAAGGTATATGTTTTATGTTTTGAATGTCTGTAACAATATCATTTACATGTTCTTTAATGCATACTTTATCAGTGTTATTCAATTTAAATACAGTAAAGGATGGACACATCTGTAAGGAAGGCATGGGCATGCAATGGTTAAAATCAtgctatttttttcatttcttacCTGCATTGATAATGAATATACATGTACAAAGGAGAGAGGTAATATAAAAACCACTTGGCAACTCTGTAAGGTAACCACCTACAACAGGTCCCAGGATAAAACCCATGCTCGAAGCTGAATTAAATCTTCCCATGACATGGGGGCGCTCTTTCTCAGGCACAAGGTCAGAGAGGAATGCTTTTGAAATGGAAAGTGAATGTTtaaaaatccctatagaaaaaaaagggaaaaacatattttaaaaatgtttccccccaatttttctTATCTGTTCTACAGACAGGAACACCTGTCTTTTTACCAAAATGGATACATCAAGCACATACATTTGTTCATGCAAATAAAAATACTTCTCAACAGACAATTCTATGATAATGGAATAATCTATAGGGCAGGTGATAGACCTTTGAATTGAGCAGCGGTCAAGtatgaatactgccactgcat containing:
- the MFSD9 gene encoding major facilitator superfamily domain-containing protein 9 isoform X1 — encoded protein: MGAPSPKSTPGGRSLQQCIHLVGFLDLFGVSMIVPLLNHHMKSLGASPTTAGIIGSCYGILQLFSSSIVGSWSDLVGRRYALLTCILISALGYGLLGLSINIYIYALARIPVGIFKHSLSISKAFLSDLVPEKERPHVMGRFNSASSMGFILGPVVGGYLTELPSGFYITSLLCTCIFIINAGLVWMMPRTMDKVNIVIPSSRLSLHNNLISKSDNTIHASKDLNGVIPTRSAQTLWAQIVSVFKKVTGVAFSQMWDIFLVRLLIAVAVMLYYSNFALAMEERFHMTPRMTGYLISYGSTLGALAGFSLGPLSRLYQYNSYTMLLHSSVLTFFSILLYSVAPKMWIVILSSTFLAFSTSIGRTCIVDLELTLGHKHGSGTLIGVGQSVTSVGRILVPLFSGIAQEYSPCGPPQLGAVLALASIFLMYKSKSHYDGSALSKQKRE
- the MFSD9 gene encoding major facilitator superfamily domain-containing protein 9 isoform X2, coding for MIVPLLNHHMKSLGASPTTAGIIGSCYGILQLFSSSIVGSWSDLVGRRYALLTCILISALGYGLLGLSINIYIYALARIPVGIFKHSLSISKAFLSDLVPEKERPHVMGRFNSASSMGFILGPVVGGYLTELPSGFYITSLLCTCIFIINAGLVWMMPRTMDKVNIVIPSSRLSLHNNLISKSDNTIHASKDLNGVIPTRSAQTLWAQIVSVFKKVTGVAFSQMWDIFLVRLLIAVAVMLYYSNFALAMEERFHMTPRMTGYLISYGSTLGALAGFSLGPLSRLYQYNSYTMLLHSSVLTFFSILLYSVAPKMWIVILSSTFLAFSTSIGRTCIVDLELTLGHKHGSGTLIGVGQSVTSVGRILVPLFSGIAQEYSPCGPPQLGAVLALASIFLMYKSKSHYDGSALSKQKRE